In Centroberyx gerrardi isolate f3 chromosome 7, fCenGer3.hap1.cur.20231027, whole genome shotgun sequence, the sequence CTGTCTCAGTGCACACAGTATCAGTGAATCAATGTCGTCATCTAAGTAGATTTCTGAGCTGTAGTTCTTCACAGGAAAGATGCAGTTCAGTGGAATATCCAGCTTTGAACTGAATTCCTCCATCTAAGTTGAAAGAAACaacatttcagttcattttaagAGGTTTGCTCAAATAATAAGATATCTTGACTGTAAAGCTAAATTATATTCTAACTGGTACAATCTATTACAAAATCACCTTCAGACACTCACCTTTTTCTTCAAGCCCTTGCTCTTATACACATTTCTTATACTTTTATTGACCTCAGAACAGGCATCATCAATTTTGGTGAGAATAGCCACTTGGGGAATCCCTGCAGATACAGAACAGAAACCTACTCAGtcctttaatatgtttttcagggAATTTGGTAACATTCACAGAACCCAATGTGGCACCAAGactgcacacacaaagcaaTAAACACCCTGATGTTTGCTCTTACCCATGTCACTGGCTGTTCGGCTGATGTCCCTCATCTTCCCAACGACTTCATCACTCAATAGAGATACTGCGTCAGCAGGTATGACACACACCAGAACATGAACTTTGTCATCCACAGTGGGGCAACTGTTGTAGCCTTGGTCTTCTTCTGACAGTGTAGATATAGGATTGAACTGGAAAAGAATGCAAACTCCAGTTAAATAATGCTACTTGCATATAAACAGAGtatctgttatgtatttttgtgtgaacaaaattatttaatgcaaGACAGATCACAGAACTGGATTATTTGACTGAATGATGTCAAAAAGAGTTGAAAGACTGCAGTACTTTTACCTTGTAACCGTCTCTCACACGTCCCTTCATGGCCAGTTTGATGTCTTCTGGGCGGACTCCTTTGTTAGTGTCTTTCTCAAGACCCATGATGTCATTGAAGATGAAAGGGTAAAAGGTCCTGGGGTTTCCTTTTTGGATTTTGTAGGTtgtgtactgtaaaacacatatGGAGAAAAGTGCTGTTTTTATCACAATGCTGCCATCTATTGACTGGTGGCCTTACACAGTTTGTAATTTGGTAGTGCATGATGCATGGTAGTCAGTTATCACAGATGGTTCTTTGCCAAGTTTTAAATTACATGAAATACATAATGAAATAGGGATGGCTGTTGTTTAGTTTATCCACGCAATCAAAAGTTATTTGTTGTGTATTCAGTGTAATAGTTGCTCAGTATGATGCAATTGGGTCGTACAATGGGTTTCTTTGCATTCTGTTATTGTTATGTAGgaagcatttatcaatacacaggatatgatgttactgTCTCTTGTGTCATAAttcaaggtgagcattcatatagaggcccaattcagagtttaatgGAATTCTATACTACCTTAAAAATGATTAGTACCATAGAAAAAGGCTCACAACACctcaagaaggctcaacagtgtattgcagcagacccaagtccactgcactgctgtcactgtcaccTGTACATTTGTTACCAACAACACTACTTTACGATACACACTACCATCAATATTCCTTTCTATTCAGAACACATTACATCTGCACCCTACCAAGTCACACACTATGAAAGTTACATCTAGCAGAGAGCAGATACCCGGCCAACTCAGCAGTCCACATATCCACATTGTGTCTGCTTAGGCTAAGCTAAGTCTGCCTGGCCCTGCTGGCTTGACTGGCAGCTTCATCTGGATGCCAGGGCCCGCTCAGCTGTCCAGCCATGCTCATTGTTTATCTAGCTAAGTCATACAATTACACAGAAGCCCCATTTGTGCGGGCTTTAAGTATGGCTACTACCTAACTAATTTGCAAACAAATTATTACATAAGCCTATGCTAATGTGCAAAAATGCTACCAGGCTAATGAAGGCTACCTCAATATTTCTGCTAGACACTTAGGCCCCCCCGGAATATGTATGTCAattatacatactgtatgtgtgattgtattatgatgtacagtatgtatgcatgtttgtatgaATGATGAATGCTGTGTACTTCACATCTTCACACATCATCATAGTTCACATGTATCATGAGTCCAAGACAAATTGCtccatcaaaataaaatacatcttatcttatcttatcttatcgtatTATCCAGATCTTAtcttacttttttggtgaaacTTTCACCAGAGGTTGAATCCACCAAAGCTGCACCCGTCATTCTGCCTTGCATGACACTGTTGACAGAGTTGATGAAACTGGACTTTCCAGCACCAACTGGCCCATGAAGCAGGATTCTGAGATGTTGGGCCTCTTCGTTGTGAGGTTGATAATCCTTCACATACTGCAGATCTGTCGCTTTGTCACTGTTCAATAAAGAAAACACTTAGATTCGATTTTAGACTTAAAATATGTTTACTTTAAATGTTACAAATGGTGCATATATCTAAGGCGTAGTTGTCAGTTGTCACAGACAACTGTTAAGTTAACCAGGATGTTACTGAgacagtaaaaatgtatttagttaTGTTAAGAAACACACATTAAGGGCACAgtggcaccacacacactttgttaaGTTTACACTTACTTACCCCCATTGGATTCTCCTCCATGGTTCACTAAAAACTGAGAAGCAAATTGCAGATGTTGATTAAGATGTAAGcaatatttcaaataaataactttATCAACATCATGCAAGCATTTATCATTTTCTGTGAATGATAATCATAATTGAATTTTGAGCAATGTTCTGTAAAGAGTTTTTGCATATCTTACTAGGAGATGGTGGGGGGTTGGAGGTcagtaatatataatataataagtaATATATAATAACAGTTTATTCATTGCCTCAAACCAACTGTGAGACTAAATacctttaatgttttgttttaaatttagtTTATTATTCAGTGGAGTCTAggtgtaaaaaatattttagtaGGCTAAATTGAAATAGCAAAAACAATATAACTAAAGTGTGTTAAAGTTGAGAGGAAACTGCAAGTATATTAGCTATTTCCATAAGCTAAAAATGACGCAAGACTCATGTACAAGTGTTGAATCATTGAGTCCAATCATTAAACTGAAGACATCATTATGTGTCCAGTTTGAGAGCCTTTCTGGTCATCGCTCAGTTGACACAGCTTCCCTTCATAAGTATACAAATtggtatgtgtatatatatttacgTATGTACAggtgtgtgcatacatatgcaggtatatactgtatgtggaaaaatttgctcatattttggtgcaatttttgtttcttgttttgacCTGGCTATGTGCTGAAATGtttgcctttttattttataatgttttctAACTTATTATGAGGCTAttattcttttccttttcaccATGATGTGTATATTTTAAACTAAACACTATTGTGATGCTCACGTATTTCAGATGAATTGTCAGCTGCCCTGTGAGTACTTaataaacctaaacctaaaccatCATTCATTGTTTTGAACAACAGCGTCACAGTATTTACAATATGACAGTACAATATGACTACACTAACATTATTCCAACATTTTTACACTACAATTAAACCGGTTCATGTTTACACTACAGTTAGAGGATAGGTtcagtgattttggacctatatataatttgtcttaCTTGGAAAGAATATTGACTCCCAAATCAGCTCTCGGTTGAAATGGTGAGCTCccgttgctaggcctcttgctgctaacaatgagtccaactTG encodes:
- the LOC139922482 gene encoding interferon-induced protein 44-like yields the protein MGGGDSRPATPPSPHWPFLIFDEPKLDSLLAARGLATGAHHFNRELIWESIFFPIFSEPWRRIQWGDKATDLQYVKDYQPHNEEAQHLRILLHGPVGAGKSSFINSVNSVMQGRMTGAALVDSTSGESFTKKYTTYKIQKGNPRTFYPFIFNDIMGLEKDTNKGVRPEDIKLAMKGRVRDGYKFNPISTLSEEDQGYNSCPTVDDKVHVLVCVIPADAVSLLSDEVVGKMRDISRTASDMGIPQVAILTKIDDACSEVNKSIRNVYKSKGLKKKMEEFSSKLDIPLNCIFPVKNYSSEIYLDDDIDSLILCALRQMIDVGEDFLNTM